The following proteins come from a genomic window of Proteiniphilum propionicum:
- a CDS encoding DUF4391 domain-containing protein has protein sequence MIEYFNIPSGALINTPISKKLFAEKAPLSSGEKRLLREEIEKLTMKGLLQTRTIGLAAYMDDEQAYDQIIIAEASIKNPAKAMPVATMVQKAFPALMFLVIQCGESFCVNWCVKRINQADKTRRVMEEQQITRFFVPESGDSIICAWLPSLDITRIRCNSLKELFEQLKRRTGLPPQGQWMPRGRW, from the coding sequence ATGATAGAGTACTTCAACATACCGTCCGGGGCATTAATCAATACGCCTATCAGCAAAAAACTTTTTGCCGAGAAAGCGCCTTTGTCTTCCGGGGAAAAACGATTGTTGCGTGAAGAGATAGAAAAGCTCACGATGAAAGGTTTATTGCAGACCCGCACCATTGGATTGGCTGCATACATGGATGATGAACAGGCTTACGACCAAATCATCATTGCCGAAGCAAGTATCAAGAATCCGGCTAAAGCGATGCCGGTAGCTACAATGGTACAGAAAGCCTTTCCGGCTTTGATGTTTTTAGTGATTCAGTGTGGCGAAAGTTTTTGCGTGAATTGGTGCGTAAAACGAATCAATCAGGCGGATAAAACAAGGCGGGTGATGGAAGAACAACAAATAACCCGTTTCTTTGTACCTGAAAGTGGCGATAGCATTATTTGTGCTTGGTTGCCTTCGTTAGATATAACACGTATCCGCTGCAATTCGTTGAAAGAATTGTTTGAACAACTGAAACGAAGAACGGGATTGCCTCCACAAGGACAATGGATGCCTCGGGGGCGATGGTAA